The Mixophyes fleayi isolate aMixFle1 chromosome 9, aMixFle1.hap1, whole genome shotgun sequence DNA window TAGCCAAGTTGCTAGACTCAAAGCCTGACTTCTTTCAGTGGTTTGTGGTACTCGAGGATACCCCTTGGGATCTAACCAGTCACATAGACAACATGGAAGATGAGCGCATACCTTACGACATGATGGAAACACAGCAAGCCGCTGAGGTCTATTTTAATCACCTTGAAAAACTGAAGAACGCTAGGAAGAAGGCTGAAATGAAAAGAGCCTTCAAAGAAAATCTAGGTACATCCCCGTTTATCACACCAGGGAAGCCCTGGGAAGAGGCTCGTAGCTTTATCATGAGTGAGGAGTTTTATCAGTGGTTGGAGGAGCCCgtctatatggatatatatagtaAGCACCAGAAAGAGATCATTGACAAAGCAAAAGAAGACTTCCAAGAGTTATTGCTGGAATATTCTGAGTTGTTCTATGAGCTGGAATTAGATGCCAAGCCCAGCAAAGAAAAAATGGGGGTAATTCAGGAAGTTCTGGGTGAGGAACAACGGTTTAAAGCTCTGCAGAAGCTGCAGGCTGAGCGGGATGCCCTAATCCTTAAACACATTCACTTTGTCTATCATCCCACTAAAGACACTTGTCCTAGCAACCCTTTTTGTGTAGAGACCAAAATCGAACAACTTCTCAGTTCCAGGTGCCCTTTTCCTAATGATTACCTCCATAAAGACCCAAATGTAGACAGAATCAACTTGGTGATCCTTGGCAAGGATGGACTGGCTCGGGAACTCGCTAATGAGATTCGAGCTCTTTGCACCAATGACGATAAGTATGTGATTGATGGGAAGATGTACGAGTTGTCTTTGCGCCCCATCGAGGGCAATGTGCGGCTCCCAGTGAATTCATTTCAGACTACGACTTTCATGCCTCACGGATGCCTCTGCCTTTACAACTCCAAAGAGTCTTTGTCCTATGTAGTAGAGAGTATCGAGAAGAGCAGAGAGTCCAGTCTAGGGCGGAAGGAAAGCCACTTGCTCAACTTACCCCTCACATTAATACTGGTTAACCGGAGGGGTGACACAAGTGGAGAAACCGCGTATAGCCTCATTCAGCAGGGCAAGCAAATAGCTAGCAAGCTGCAGTGTGTCTTCTTAGACGCAGCCTCCACAGGCTTGGGCTATGGCCGCAACATAAACGAGAAACAGATCAGCCAGATACTGCTGCGTGTGCTTCTCGAGTCCAAAAGGAATCTGAACCTTGTAACCTGCTCGCCCAGCATCAAGGATCTGATTGATTGTGAGCTGCGTATAGTCATGTGTCTGATGTGTGGAGATCACTTTAATATGGAGGAAGTGCTTAACGCTCTGAAACCTCACACTTATCGTCCGTCACAGTTCGGGGTTGGTGGCTCAGTGGTACTTGATTTGCCCATAGGTAGTCAGAAACGCCGCCTGGAGTTGCTTATCTTGTCCTATCATGCCTCCTTCAACATTCGCAAGACACGACTGGTACACGGCTACATGGTTTTCTATGCAGCCAAACGTCGTGCCTCTTTGGCCATGCTGCGTGCCTTTCTCTGCGAAGTGCAAGATATTGTCCCCGTGCAGCTTGTTGCCTTGACAGAGGGCCCAGTAACACTCTTGGACAATGTGAGCAGAGACCAGCTAACAGAAGGAGAAGAGATAGCCCAAGACATTGAAGGCAAATTCCTAATGTTACAATGTGGGCAAGCCCAACCCAAGATGGACATGTTCTATTCTTTTTTTAAGGACGTGGTGGAAAAGAAGGTTATCATTGAAGCCTCACACATGTATGACAACACAGCAGAAGCATGTAGCACTACAGAGGAGGTTTTTAGCTCACCTCGGGCAGGTTCTCCCCTCTGCAATTCCCATATGCCTGACTCTGAGGAGGACCTAGACCCATCGCCTCAACACATTCTACCTAGGGATGACATGGGAAAGGCCGCTCAATCTAGAGACCATTCAAAATTGACTAGAGAGCTGGAGGACAATGATAGTCATCCTTTCATCTCGGTCACCTTAGACAGCAAACTCAATAACAAGGTACCTCCACCACTAAAACCAAAGCCTCCTATTCCATTTGATATTTCCAAATCCGATCTGTCATTCTTAGAACCAGGGTCTCGTGATGGACATAGGAGGTCGTTGACGTCCATCACCTGGCCGCCATCGGAAGCCTATGACCCTTCAGACTATGCTGAACCTATGGACTCAGTAGTAAAACCAAGGAATGAggaagagaacatttactctgtgCCTCACGACAGCACCCAAGGAAAGATAATCACTATTCGAAACACTAACAAGCCACAGTCCAATGGTAGTGGCAACGGTTCCGACAGCGACATGGACACAAACTCTCTGGAGCGAGCACGGAAAGCATCCATAGTGACCAAACCAGTCCTGTATCGGACCAAGTGCGCCAAACTTGGGAAGTTTTCCAGCTATCGGAGTAGCTTCAGTGTGGGCAGCGATGATGAACTAGGTCCAATAAGAAAAAAAGAGGAAGAGACTGGAACCCAGGGACCAAAGGGCGACAACACTACAAATACCTATGAGGGAGATGGAGAGGATCCACGCAGGAGGAACATCCTGCGCAGTCTCAGAAGAACCGCTAAGGTATGATCGTATATACATTAATTAGATTGAAAGGAGAGTTCAGCCATTACATCATGGGGTTCTGAGGAAGAAAGGGAAAAGTTAATGATTTCTGCGTTTTGATGCCTTTGTAATATGCACAGATGTGATAACACATTATACCTTCCTATAGTtgctgtgaggagctctgctaaacaataTGAGGAGGGTAACGGCCGAGCGTGTGTGGGGAAAGATAGTAAACTTTTAAATGTCTTTTAGTAGATATTAATCATGATGCTCCAAATTACAGATATAGGTGGTAGAGACCAATCATGAGTGTTTTTATGCTTATTTAAATGAAAAGTAGCATTTAATGctcaattaatatttttaatttgtaaagATTGAAAAATTATAACATGAAAGTGACATGTACAAATTTGTGCTCCCTGTCAGTCAGTACTAGTCTGGGCTCCTCCTGTCAGTCGGTACTTAGTAATAGTCTGGGCTCCTCCTGTCAGTCGGTGCTTAGTAATAGTCTGGGCTCCTCCTGTCAGTCGGTGCTTAGTAATAGTCTGGGCTCCTCCTGTCAGTCGTTGCTTAGTAATAGTCTGGGATCCTCCTGTCAGTCGTTGCTTAGTAATAGTCTGGGATCCTCCTGTCAGTCGTTGCTTAGTAATAGTCTGGGATCCTCCTGTCAGTCGTTGCTTAGGAATAGTCTGGGAACCTCCTGTCAGTCGGTACTTAGTAATAGTCTGGGAACCTCCTGTCAGTCGGTACTTAGTAATAGTCTGGGCTCCTCCTGTCAGTCGGTACTTAGTAATAGTCTGGGCTCCTCCTGTCAGTCAGTACTTAGTAATAGTCTGGGATCCTCCTGTCAGTCAGTACTTAGTAATAGTCTGGGATCCTCCTGTCAGTCAGTACTTAGTAATAGTCTGGGATCCTCCTGTCAGTCGTTGCTTAGTAATAGTCTGGGATCCTCCTGTCAGTCGTTGCTTAGTAATAGTCTGGGATCCTCCTGTCAGTCATTGTTTAGTAATAGTCTGGGATCCTCCTGTCAGTCGTTGCTTAGTAATAGTCTGGGAACCTCCTGTCAGTCGGTACTTAGTAATAGTCTGGGCTCCTCCTGTCAGTCGGTACTTAGTAATAGTCTGGGCTCCTCCTGTCAGTCGGTACTTAGTAATAGTCTGGGCTCCTCCTGTCAGTCGGTACTTAGTAATAGTCTGGGCTCCTCCTGTCAGTCGGTACTTAGTAATAGTCTGGGCTCCTCCTGTCAGTCGGTACTTAGTAATAGTCTGGGCTCCTCCTGTCAGTCGGTACTTAGTAATAGTCTGGGCTCCTCCTGTCAGTCGGTACTTAGTAATAGTCTGGGCTCCTCCTGTCAGTCGGTACTTAGTAATAGTCTGGGCTCCTCCTGTCAGTCGGTACTTAGTAATAGTCTGGGCTCCTCCTGTCAGTCGGTACTTAGTAATAGTCTGGG harbors:
- the ARHGAP35 gene encoding rho GTPase-activating protein 35 isoform X1 yields the protein MMMARKQDVRVPTYGISVVGLSGTEKEKGQCGIGKSCLCNRFARPSADDFHLDHTSVLSTSDFGGRVVNNDHFLYWGEVTRMLEDCVECKLHVVEQTEFIDDQTFQPHRSTALQPYIKRAASSKLASAEKLMYFCTDQLGLEQDFEQKQMPEGKLLVDGFLLCVDVSRGMNRNFDDQLKFVSNLYTQLSKTKKPIVLVLTKCDEGVERYIRDAHGFALNKKNLQVVETSARSNVNVDLAFTALIQLIDKSRGKSKIIPYFEALKQQSQQIAAAKDKYEWLVGRVVKSHNETWLNASRRMQSCSEYQDYLYLEGTDKAKKLFQQHVQRLKQDHTERRRRIYLSVLPRALDVLVPDLDEIDHLSWPKVAKLLDSKPDFFQWFVVLEDTPWDLTSHIDNMEDERIPYDMMETQQAAEVYFNHLEKLKNARKKAEMKRAFKENLGTSPFITPGKPWEEARSFIMSEEFYQWLEEPVYMDIYSKHQKEIIDKAKEDFQELLLEYSELFYELELDAKPSKEKMGVIQEVLGEEQRFKALQKLQAERDALILKHIHFVYHPTKDTCPSNPFCVETKIEQLLSSRCPFPNDYLHKDPNVDRINLVILGKDGLARELANEIRALCTNDDKYVIDGKMYELSLRPIEGNVRLPVNSFQTTTFMPHGCLCLYNSKESLSYVVESIEKSRESSLGRKESHLLNLPLTLILVNRRGDTSGETAYSLIQQGKQIASKLQCVFLDAASTGLGYGRNINEKQISQILLRVLLESKRNLNLVTCSPSIKDLIDCELRIVMCLMCGDHFNMEEVLNALKPHTYRPSQFGVGGSVVLDLPIGSQKRRLELLILSYHASFNIRKTRLVHGYMVFYAAKRRASLAMLRAFLCEVQDIVPVQLVALTEGPVTLLDNVSRDQLTEGEEIAQDIEGKFLMLQCGQAQPKMDMFYSFFKDVVEKKVIIEASHMYDNTAEACSTTEEVFSSPRAGSPLCNSHMPDSEEDLDPSPQHILPRDDMGKAAQSRDHSKLTRELEDNDSHPFISVTLDSKLNNKVPPPLKPKPPIPFDISKSDLSFLEPGSRDGHRRSLTSITWPPSEAYDPSDYAEPMDSVVKPRNEEENIYSVPHDSTQGKIITIRNTNKPQSNGSGNGSDSDMDTNSLERARKASIVTKPVLYRTKCAKLGKFSSYRSSFSVGSDDELGPIRKKEEETGTQGPKGDNTTNTYEGDGEDPRRRNILRSLRRTAKPSSGSSGWKSTREKRAPKPRPSLTKQTWESNYFGMPLASVVSVDKPIPVFIEKCVEYIEATGEGMITEGIYRVSGNKSEMDSLQRQFDQDHNLDLAEKDFTVNTVAGALKSFFAELPDPLVPYAVQSELVDAYKINDQEQKLQAMKDLLKKLPKENQEIFKYVISHLNRVSQQHHVNLMTSENLSICFWPTLMRPDFTTMDALTATRTYQTIIELFIHQCPYFFYQRPPLDLPTPSSPSAPLLNQPSPPQSPPLTPVSPSQTLLPTDQNIL
- the ARHGAP35 gene encoding rho GTPase-activating protein 35 isoform X2 codes for the protein MMMARKQDVRVPTYGISVVGLSGTEKEKGQCGIGKSCLCNRFARPSADDFHLDHTSVLSTSDFGGRVVNNDHFLYWGEVTRMLEDCVECKLHVVEQTEFIDDQTFQPHRSTALQPYIKRAASSKLASAEKLMYFCTDQLGLEQDFEQKQMPEGKLLVDGFLLCVDVSRGMNRNFDDQLKFVSNLYTQLSKTKKPIVLVLTKCDEGVERYIRDAHGFALNKKNLQVVETSARSNVNVDLAFTALIQLIDKSRGKSKIIPYFEALKQQSQQIAAAKDKYEWLVGRVVKSHNETWLNASRRMQSCSEYQDYLYLEGTDKAKKLFQQHVQRLKQDHTERRRRIYLSVLPRALDVLVPDLDEIDHLSWPKVAKLLDSKPDFFQWFVVLEDTPWDLTSHIDNMEDERIPYDMMETQQAAEVYFNHLEKLKNARKKAEMKRAFKENLGTSPFITPGKPWEEARSFIMSEEFYQWLEEPVYMDIYSKHQKEIIDKAKEDFQELLLEYSELFYELELDAKPSKEKMGVIQEVLGEEQRFKALQKLQAERDALILKHIHFVYHPTKDTCPSNPFCVETKIEQLLSSRCPFPNDYLHKDPNVDRINLVILGKDGLARELANEIRALCTNDDKYVIDGKMYELSLRPIEGNVRLPVNSFQTTTFMPHGCLCLYNSKESLSYVVESIEKSRESSLGRKESHLLNLPLTLILVNRRGDTSGETAYSLIQQGKQIASKLQCVFLDAASTGLGYGRNINEKQISQILLRVLLESKRNLNLVTCSPSIKDLIDCELRIVMCLMCGDHFNMEEVLNALKPHTYRPSQFGVGGSVVLDLPIGSQKRRLELLILSYHASFNIRKTRLVHGYMVFYAAKRRASLAMLRAFLCEVQDIVPVQLVALTEGPVTLLDNVSRDQLTEGEEIAQDIEGKFLMLQCGQAQPKMDMFYSFFKDVVEKKVIIEASHMYDNTAEACSTTEEVFSSPRAGSPLCNSHMPDSEEDLDPSPQHILPRDDMGKAAQSRDHSKLTRELEDNDSHPFISVTLDSKLNNKVPPPLKPKPPIPFDISKSDLSFLEPGSRDGHRRSLTSITWPPSEAYDPSDYAEPMDSVVKPRNEEENIYSVPHDSTQGKIITIRNTNKPQSNGSGNGSDSDMDTNSLERARKASIVTKPVLYRTKCAKLGKFSSYRSSFSVGSDDELGPIRKKEEETGTQGPKGDNTTNTYEGDGEDPRRRNILRSLRRTAKKRAPKPRPSLTKQTWESNYFGMPLASVVSVDKPIPVFIEKCVEYIEATGEGMITEGIYRVSGNKSEMDSLQRQFDQDHNLDLAEKDFTVNTVAGALKSFFAELPDPLVPYAVQSELVDAYKINDQEQKLQAMKDLLKKLPKENQEIFKYVISHLNRVSQQHHVNLMTSENLSICFWPTLMRPDFTTMDALTATRTYQTIIELFIHQCPYFFYQRPPLDLPTPSSPSAPLLNQPSPPQSPPLTPVSPSQTLLPTDQNIL